TCCCGCCCGGGTTGGAATCACTAGGAAAAGACAGGAGCTGGGTGGCCGCCCCCTCAcgcaggtgctgctgggctgggtgccGGGGACAGAGAGTCCAGctcagcatggcacagcacggGTGTGACAGCCGGGGTGGCAGTGACAGCGGGGCCAGGGCAGTGAGTCACCCCCCGTGCCTCGCTCCACCCCTGGACTTTGCCTCCCGCGGATGCTCGGGGCAATAACAATAAATCCCGGGCTCGGAGGCGGGAATGGGGCGTCGGGGAGGCACAGgggtcccatccctgggggcTGCGCTGTGCAGGGGGATCTGCACCAGCGGGATCGGGATGGGGAGTGGGATCGGGAGCGGGATCAGGGGATGAGGGTGCCTGGGGCAGCGGGCGGGAGAGCGAGGGAGAGCCACGCAGGCAGGCGGGACATACAGGTGGCAGTGTGACGCTTGTGCCCGGCGAGGACCTTCCGGGAGAAGGTCACCTGCGTGCCAGGACAGCCGTGCGTGTGTCCCGGCCGCTGTCACGgccccgcggcgggcgggcccgGCGGGCGGGTGACCGCCGCACCCTGGAGCGGGCGGGCGCTTCCcgcctccctgtccccatccctgtcgCCGCCGAGGCCACTCGGGCTCCGTGGCCTCAGCGGACACCCCCATGCAGCGGGAGCgcggggagcagagcccgggaGCCCCCGAAGCCGAGGTCAAGGCTGTCATCGTGGGGGATGGCGGCTGCGGGAAGACGTCGCTGCTGGTGGCCTTCGCCAAAGGGGACTTCCCCAAGGTACCGGGACGCCTGTCGCCTGCTGGGTGGGTGACTGTCCCTGTGCGTGGCGGGCAAAGGGCGGTGGGACAGACACGGTGGCAGCAGCGGGGCCGTTTGAAGCGGGACGTGGGGAcgggggggacagggggtggcccagcctggggctggtgcGGGTCTGTGACACCTCTGCCTCTCTTGGGGAGTCACGGGGGGAGCAGGGATTGTCCCTCGGCATATATGGGACTCAGGGAGTGCAGGGAAGGGGGGCAGCCGCAGGCACCCCAGAACCCCTGTCCTGAATCCCCCGGTCCCCCTGGGGCATCCATGTGCCCTGGGATGGGGGACAAGGGTGGCTCCCGTGCCCTGGGATGGGGGACAAGGGTGGCTCCCATCCCGCTGCCCCAGGGAGGAAGCACCATTTCCCACTGCCTGCTTCCCCCCCTGCGCTCTGTCCTGTCCCCACTGGGGTCCCCTCCGTCGCTGCCCCCCACAGCTGCCTGTGTgacctgtgtccctgtcccccgcCAGGTCTATGTCCCCACCGTGTTCGAGAAGTACACGGCGTCCCTCCAGGTTGCCGGCAAGCCCGTGAAGATCCACCTGTGGGACACGGCAGgtgggacagcaggggacaggccGGGCAGTTGCGCCCCCCGTTCCCCCACCCGGGCCTTTTGGGGTGTCCCACACGCGTGGTCACGCTTTGTCCCCCCCAAGGGGTCCCCATGACCGTGGCTGAGGGGGGGTGACCCGCAGCCATGCCCACGGGTGTCACTTTCGCGGTGCCAGGCTGGTGCGTAATGGTTCCCTTCTCCACCGGCAGGACAGGAAGACTACGACAGGCTGCGCCCTCTGTCCTACTCAGATGCCAACGTTGTCCTCATGTGCTTTGATGTCACCGACTCCAACAGCTTTGACAACATCCTAACGAAGGTAACGCAACCTGCCcgtcccctgtccccgtccctggGTGGCAGTGGCCACCCCGGGGTGACGTGTCCCCTCTCAGTGGTACCCGGAGGTGAACCACTTCTGCAAGGGCGTCCCGGTGCTGCTGGTGGGCTGCAAGACGGACCTGCGGCAGGaccaggaggtgctgcagaagCTGAAGGACGGACGGATAGAGCCCGTCTCCCGCCAGCAGGTGGGTGTCACCTCCCGGCCACACGGCACGGGACGGGAGTGGTCCCCAGCGCGGGACAGCGGGGGTCCTGGGGAGGTGTGACCGTGTGTGTCCCCGCAGGGAGAGGCCATGGCCCGGCAGGTCCGCGCCGTGTCCTACATGGAGTGCTCGGCCAGGTACCAGGATAACGTGGGGAACATCTTTGTGACAGCCTGCAGTGCCGCCATCAGTGCCGCCCGCCGGAGGCAGCGCAAGGCGGGACCCAGGAGGGTCTGTGCCATCCTCTGAGCCCCCCGGCTCGGCACGACCCCCCCGGCATCTCCTGCTGTCCCCGAGCTCCGCCTCCGCCACCGGAATGCCGCTGCCACCCTCCCGACCCGGGGCTGGCACCGCCGGTCGCCACGGGGTGACAGCAGGAAAGCATTCCCGGCATGAACTGTCACGCCTGGATCCCGGAGTCCTGTCCCTTTCCCGCTGGGGATGCCAGcgtcctgtccctgtcccgccAGGAATCCCAGCGTCCTGTGCcaccctggctgccagcacccccCGCCAGCCGGGCTCTGGGGACACGGAACTGATTTGGGGGCTCCCCTTCCCGCTGGCAGGCCAGCGCCGGAGGGTGACACGGGGTGGCTGCAGGGCCATCTGCTGCCATTAAAGTGACACAAAACTCATCGGCCTGAGCggtccctggggcaggagcagcccccgcACGGCCTGGGGGCCTCGGGGACACGGTGTGGGTGTCGGGGACACAGTGTGGGTGTTGGGGACACGGTGTGGGTGTCAGGGACACGGTGTGGGTGTTGGGGTCACGGTGTGGGTGTCGGGGACATGGTGTGGGTGTCGGGGTCATGGTGTGGATGTTGGGGACACGGTGTGGGTGTCGGGGTCATGGTGTGGGTGTCGGGGACATGGTGTGGGTGTCAGGGACACGGTGTGGGTGTCGGGGTCCCGCCATGGGCCCGGGGTGGATGAGAGACCACCGCGATGGGGTCACCGTCTGATTTTGGGTTGAGGTGCGTGTGAGCATGCgtccaggtgtgtccaggtgtgtccaggtgtgtccaggtgtgtgCTGCACGTACAAGTCTATAACCATGTGTATGGTTATGTATctatgtatttatatacatattaCTATATAATGTATATCTAACTATACAGTTAATTTGAAACCTTCCATATCactatgtttattttatatatcaCTGGATATAGTTAGGGTCTATCTACAGAACTATGTGTAGTTTATAAAAACATTGTTTACAGCGCATAACTAAGGACCTGTACGTAGTTACCTAGGTGCATGCAGGTACCTGCCGGCGTCTCTGCATTCAGACCCCCACACGGGCGTGCACAGACGCCCGGGCAGCCGCGGGGACACCGAGGGACCTCACGGCGGGGCGTTTTGGGCCCcgaaccccccaaaatcccgcCGGGGctccccctctccagcccccCCCGCAAGGGGCGTGGCCACACGAGGGGCGTGGTTTACACCGGAGTGGGCGTGGCCGGGCCGGAGACGCGcgcgcgcgcggggcggggccgcgctgggGAGCGCACGGCGCAGGCGCGGTTTGGGGGGGGGGGCCCGTGCGCGCGGCGCGTGCGCGTGGCGTCGGTGTGTATGTGAGGCTCTGACGGGTTCAAaatggcggcggcggctcctgTGTGAGGAGGGGGAACCGCGTCCCGGccggggggcgggcggcgccgggGGAGCACCGCGCGGGCGGGacggggcgggcggcgccggcGGAGCCCCGGCACTCGGCGGCGGGAGGGGTGCGCCGGCGGtggcggaggcggcggcggcggtggcggggGGACgcgggccgcggcggcggggggcggccggcggggctGTCAGCGGCCGCTGCCcgcgccgggagcggcggggccgggggcgcggcggggccggggcgcgaTCGCTGCTGACCGGGGGGTTCCTCCTCCTCCGTCTGTTCTGTTCCCCCCCCCGTGCCGGCGGTAGAAGAGGACAAAGGCGCAGGAGAGACCTGGTGAGCACCGCGGGGTCACCGGCGACCCCCGAGTTtgtgcggggccgggcgggagcgggcGCGGGCGGGTCTCCCCTTGCCGGGCCCCGGGAGGCCGCGCCGGGAAGTTGAGGAGGGGGCGGCGGGTGCCGGCTGACAGCTCCCCGGGGACCGTCCCTCCCTCCCGCCTCCCGTCCTGCCCCGGCGGGGGCGGGCTGGGGTGGCCCGGCGGGCCGGGGGTGGCCCCCTcccccgcggcggggccggcgcgccGAGCTCCGCTTGTCCGCTTGTTTATAAACAGAGTTCAGCAAGTGTGGGGAAACTGCCTCCCTCGGCCGAGCCGCGAGTCCTGGTGCCGTAGCTCCAAGGGACGCAGGGGTGGGGAAGGCGCTGGCGGGACCGGGAGTGCTCGGCTGTCGAAGCCGGGGCTCGGGgaggagcaggatggagagaGTTCTCCCTGCGTGGTCGCAGCGGTTCTGTAACGCTGCGAGGGGGATGGCGGATCCTTTTCCCCGATTTTCCTCCCCGAAGGTCTGACTTAGGCACAGTCCTGGGGATTAAGAGCCCTGCCATACTCAGGCTTTGGTTGGTTTCtgtccctttaaaaaaaaaaagtgtaggtGCCATCTGACGCCCTGGGAGGTTTTCCCAGGTTGGTGTGTGGTGTCACAAGGTGGCACATTTGGAGAGCTCAGCATTTAGGTCTCCTCCAGCCAGGAGTTAGATCCCTAACTGCTTCCCTGCTTGGGTGCTGTATGTAGGAGAGGTCACATATGCCTTCCCTGATCATGGGACATATCCTGTAGCACTGTAGTTTCTCCCAGGTGCCACGGTACAGGATATCCCAAGGACAGTGATTGTGTTGTTTGGAGAAGTTGGC
This region of Motacilla alba alba isolate MOTALB_02 chromosome 5, Motacilla_alba_V1.0_pri, whole genome shotgun sequence genomic DNA includes:
- the RHOD gene encoding rho-related GTP-binding protein RhoD, coding for MQRERGEQSPGAPEAEVKAVIVGDGGCGKTSLLVAFAKGDFPKVYVPTVFEKYTASLQVAGKPVKIHLWDTAGQEDYDRLRPLSYSDANVVLMCFDVTDSNSFDNILTKWYPEVNHFCKGVPVLLVGCKTDLRQDQEVLQKLKDGRIEPVSRQQGEAMARQVRAVSYMECSARYQDNVGNIFVTACSAAISAARRRQRKAGPRRVCAIL